The Brachionichthys hirsutus isolate HB-005 chromosome 11, CSIRO-AGI_Bhir_v1, whole genome shotgun sequence genome includes a window with the following:
- the dixdc1a gene encoding dixin-A — MNTSMGAKQMKCLSSASPAHSPKEEDVISSSTDGPKEQTVHNQSEEQGRLQDDKSELTEKKCVTEEVSLCGLCPSLGLDRQEEEKSWEEQLDAHQEQLEKEMQEARRMVFRLQALLLHGSHPGEDQDGSVSFGDNRASAEHQLVLIRSRLDQSTEEALDLKRELMRHKQEARHLQAIKDALQQRLAVQEDAVLQLKQEVLRRDMDKDQLEGENAELKHKLTERNSEYEQQLGRKDRMLQQQQQKLDEAQHKAHEASLERTFRSESGGYSNSADSGSPAVFQHCAPGEELQLVREALRSLRDSFSGHDPQHHTLDTLEQGVSSLMDRLHSLDSQRRQDRREEFKSPGRRANSTDRDSWPPSSKMAHSHSSPGLDSTVSTKVLYFTDRSLTPFLINIPKRLGDVTLRDFKTAIDRQDSFRYHFKALDPEFGTVKEEVFQDGALVPGWEGKIVAWVEEDHGERR; from the exons ATGAACACCAGCATGGGAGCCAAACAGATGAAATG TCTCAGCTCAGCCAGTCCTGCTCATTCCCCCAAAGAGGAGGATGTTATCAGCTCGTCCACCGACGGCCCCAAAGAGCAGACTGTTCACAATCAGTCTGAAGAACAAGGGCGACTTCAGGATGACAAATCTGAACTGACAGAGAAGAAATGTGTCACAG AGGAGGTGTCTCTGTGTGGATTGTGCCCCTCCCTTGGGCTCGAtaggcaggaagaggagaagtcCTGGGAGGAACAGCTGGACGCccaccaggagcagctggagaaggagatgcAGGAGGCCAGGAGGATGGTGTTCCGCCTGCAG GCTTTGCTGCTCCATGGCTCCCATCCCGGCGAGGACCAGGATGGATCTGTGAGCTTTGGAGATAACAGGGCCAGCGCTGAACATCAGCTG GTTCTAATCCGCAGTCGTCTCGACCAAAGCACAGAGGAAGCTCTTGATCTTAAG AGAGAGCTCATGAGGCACAAACAGGAGGCACGCCACCTGCAGGCCATCAAG GATGCTCTGCAGCAGCGCCTGGCAGTGCAGgaagacgctgtcctgcagctaaAGCAGGAAGTACTGAGACGTGACATGGACAAAGATCAGCTGGAAGGGGAAAAT GCCGAGCTCAAGCACAAACTGACTGAACGGAACAGCGAATATGAG CAGCAACTGGGAAGGAAGGACAGAatgctgcagcaacagcagcagaagcTGGACGAAGCTCAGCATAAAGCACACGAAGCCAGCCTTGAACGG ACATTCAGGAGTGAGAGCGGTGGTTACAGTAATTCAGCGGACTCAGGTTCTCCTGCGGTATTCCAGCACTGTGCACCT GGGGAAGAGCTCCAGCTGGTCAGGGAGGCCCTGCGTAGTTTAAGGGACAGCTTCTCCGGTCACGACCCCCAACATCACACCCTGGACACCCTCGAGCAGGGGGTGTCCAGCCTCATGGACCGATTGCACTCCTTGGATAGCCAGCGCAGACAGGACAGAAGG gaGGAGTTCAAATCGCCAGGACGCAGAGCCAACTCCACAGACCGTGACTCCTGGCCACCAAGCTCaa AAATGGCACACTCGCACAGCAGCCCGGGCTTGGACAGCACCGTCTCCACTAAAGTGCTCTACTTCACAGACCGCTCACTCACTCCCTTCCTGATTAACATCCCAAAACG GCTGGGGGACGTAACGCTCCGAGACTTCAAAACCGCCATAGACAGACAGGACAGTTTCAGATACCACTTCAAAGCCCTCGACCCAGAGTTTGGAACAGTGAAAGAGGAG GTATTCCAGGATGGAGCACTCGTGCCTGGCTGGGAAGGAAAGATTGTAGCCTGGGTGGAAGAGGACCACGGTGAGAGGAGGTAG
- the tmprss5 gene encoding transmembrane protease serine 5 encodes MSWHRYEGLPSNPSSQSVVSVKSLDGDTLSVIENPAAVGQSFHSAGVVATKGVQGWLKGMHSVTDAHRLLRLLAAVCAVGLLGGLAVGVWFLVKLLLRPSYSQSPVGLGDTKETPFCNVTEDISMSDPRKVFYRISTENSLLEIQLGKLPTWLPVCYERWNSSLGTLVCRQLGYLRLTKHKGVNLTDIGPNYSDGFIQITSEHKSNLENMWQLRGSCRTGKVIALQCFECGTRAKLPRIIGGVEASLGRWPWQVSLYYSNRHTCGGSIITSQWVVTAAHCVHNYRLPQVSSWVVYAGIVTRSAAKMARHTGYAVEKIIYSKDYNHRSHDSDIALMKLQTPLHFSDTIRPICLPQYDSDLPGGTQCWISGWGYTHPEGVHSPDTLKEAPVPVISTNKCNSTCMYNGEITPRMLCAGYTEGKVDACQGDSGGPLVCQDENVWRLVGVVSWGTGCAEPNHPGVYTKVAEFLGWIYEMIESY; translated from the exons ATGTCTTGGCACAGGTATGAAGGGTTACCTAGCAACCCCAGCTCCCAATCAGTAGTCAGTGTGAAG AGTCTTGATGGAGACACATTATCGGTGATTGAGAACCCGGCGGCTGTCGGCCAGTCTTTTCATTCAGCGGGAGTCGTGGCAACAAAGGGAGTGCAGGGCTGGCTGAAAGGGATGCACTCTGTGACCGACG CTCACAGACTGCTGAGGCTGCTGGCAGCAGTGTGTGCGGTTGGGCTCCTGGGAGGCCTCGCTGTAGGTGTCTGGTTCCTCG TCAAACTCCTGCTGCGGCCGTCCTACTCTCAGAGTCCTGTGGGACTCGGGGACACAAAGGAGACGCCTTTCTGCAATGTGACCGAAGATATTTCTATGTCTGACCCCAGAAAAG TGTTTTACAGAATCAGCACAGAGAACTCCCTCCTGGAGATCCAGCTGGGGAAGCTGCCCACCTGGCTCCCCGTGTGCTACGAGAGGTGGAACTCCTCACTGGGAACACTGGTCTGCAGGCAGCTGGGTTACCTGAG GCTGACCAAGCATAAAGGAGTGAATTTAACTGATATTGGGCCAAACTATAGCGACGGATTTATACAAATTACCTCAGAACACAAGAGCAATCTAGAAAATATGTGGCAACTCAG ggGAAGCTGCAGGACAGGGAAGGTGATCGCTTTGCAGTGTTTTG AGTGTGGGACGCGAGCGAAGCTGCCCAGAATAATCGGGGGTGTCGAGGCCTCGCTGGGCAGGTGGCCCTGGCAGGTCAGCCTCTACTACAGCAACCGTCACACCTGCGGAGGTTCCATCATCACCAGTCAATGGGTCGTCACAGCCGCCCACTGTGTGCACAA TTACAGGCTACCTCAGGTATCCAGCTGGGTGGTCTACGCTGGCATCGTCACCCGCAGCGCAGCTAAAATGGCCCGACACACAGGATACGCTGTAGAGAAGATCATCTACAGCAAGGATTACAACCACCGAAGCCATGACAGTGACATCGCTCTGATGAAGCTGCAGACGCCGCTACATTTCTCAG ATACAATTAGGCCTATCTGCTTGCCTCAGTATGACTCCGATCTCCCAGGAGGAACACAGTGCTGGATATCTGGGTGGGGATACACTCATCCTGAGGGCG TTCACTCACCTGACACCCTGAAAGAGGCACCAGTTCCCGTAATTAGCACAAACAAGTGTAACAGCACCTGCATGTACAATGGGGAGATCACGCCACGGATGCTTTGTGCTGGGTACACAGAGGGGAAGGTGGATGCATGTCAG GGGGACAGTGGGGGTCCCCTGGTTTGCCAGGATGAAAACGTGTGGCGGCTGGTAGGGGTTGTCAGCTGGGGGACAGGCTGTGCTGAGCCCAACCATCCTGGAGTCTACACCAAAGTGGCTGAATTCTTGGGCTGGATCTATGAGATGATAGAG AGCTACTGA
- the pih1d2 gene encoding PIH1 domain-containing protein 2 encodes MASTGGRVDAFEQVNHVWSMLNSLRENDPEAYRTFIENQMKGVAEFRAPPELHFSLRTEIEGPNKGPLYINICSWNRVPMRQDPSRPLPICAGKLERGRDEGEIRYTVADVALNPAVLQEHEDKSEICMLVLSFAQKHFSMRLSLQYTVVNCSPKSSPDDLYQRLGFRQRPHGSKQPDTASQTPGALLQKIASLRSETQDEDTAAQIICGPAEHKKTNFIEVISTTYVQPQKPQYQLEMKSGASGVPHSLELTVELPKIRSMSDCQLRISKDDVLLEVEGVYYLLLEFPQIINEDTASAIFNKKKRILTLRVDVV; translated from the exons ATGGCCTCCACCGGCGGTCGCGTGGACGCGTTCGAGCAGGTCAACCACGTTTGGTCCATGCTGAATAGTCTTCGTGAAAACGACCCTGAAGCCTACAGAACGTTTATTGAGAACCAAATGAAGGGAGTAGCTGAGTTCAGAGCCCCGCCCGAGCTGCACTTTAGTTTGCGCACCGAAATCGAG GGGCCCAATAAAGGGCCATTATACATCAACATATGCAGCTGGAATCGTGTTCCTATGCGTCAGGATCCCAGCAGGCCTTTACCCATTTGTGCAGGAAAGCTGGAAAGAGGCAGGGATGAAGGTGAAATAC GGTACACAGTGGCGGATGTGGCATTAAACCCTGCAGTGCTGCAGGAACATGAAGACAAATCTGAAATCTGCATGTTGGTCCTGAGTTTTGCCCAGAAGCATTTCAGCATGAGATTATCTCTGCAGTACACCGTTGTAAACTGTAGCCCAAAAAGTAGCCCGGATGACTTGTACCAGCGGCTCGGCTTTCGGCAGCGTCCTCATGGCTCCAAACAACCGGACACAG ccagTCAAACTCCGGGTGCCCTTCTGCAGAAAATCGCCTCTCTGCGCTCAGAGACTCAGGATGAGGACACGGCAGCGCAAATTATCTGCGGACCTGCAGAGCACAAGAAGACGAATTTCATCGAGGTCATCTCCACCACATATGTGCAGCCTCAGAAGCCCCAGTACCAACTGGAGATGAAGAGCGGTGCGTCGGGAGTTCCTCACAGCTTGGAACTGACAGTGGAGCTGCCAAAGATTCGCTCCATGTCAGACTGCCAGTTGAGAATCTCCAAG gatgATGTCCTACTGGAGGTAGAGGGTGTCTACTATTTGCTATTGGAGTTCCCACAAATTATAAATGAGGACACAGCATCTGCCATCTTTAACAAGAAGAAGCGGATACTTACTTTGAGAGTGGATGTTGTCTAA
- the LOC137901858 gene encoding zinc finger protein 271-like, producing MSSFEFLGNVVKKRPTAPEEDIFGKFEKPPAEDEEIYRQHGLLDRSLRLELKLHRIDRPQRHVCKEEEEEVPADQQFWNQEVKSSMKQEDPELPHLKEEPEELLTSQEREQLVRKEETHVVMVDPTHEENDQSEDQTLYMKDEDGAAERESVVNMPVIISVVGAADIDLLISNSSHVSVSHDERGETSRTDVEIEPQFQSQGRNNASKKPYVCTLCNKGYTTHKSRKVHMRIHTGEKPFHCKTCGKQFIQKTHLEVHMRIHTGEKPYECKTCGKQFKRKFDLDVHMRIHTGGKPYECRTCGKQFTQKFDLNVHMRIHTGEKPYECKTCGKQFIQKTYLNVHMRIHTGEKPFDCKTCGKQFIKKFDLKRHMRSHTGEKPFDCKTCGKQFIQKSNWKVHMRSHTGEKPFDCKTCGKQFREKSTFINHMRIHTGEKPFDCKTCGKQFGEKSTFINHMRIHTGEKPYDCKTCGKQFRKKSTYINHVRIHTGEKQYDCKTFHMRIHTGEKPYDCKTCGKQFIQKSELSVHMRIHTGEKPFDCKTCGKQFREKSTFINHMRIHTGEKPFDCKTCGKQFREKSTFINHMRIHTGGKPFDCKTCGKQFIKKSNLNVHMRIHTGEKPYD from the exons CAGCCTGAGGCTCGAATTGAAGTTACACAGGATAG atcgcccgcagcgtcatgtctgtaaggaggaggaggaggaggtccctgctgaccagcagttctggaaccaggaggtgaagtccagcatgaagcaagaggacccagagcttcctcacctgaaagaggaaccggaggaactcctcaccagtcaggAGCGAGAGCAGCTTGTACGGAAGGAGGAGACTCATGTCGTCATGGTGGAtcctactcatgaggaaaatgaccagagtgaagatcagactctgtacatgaaagatgaagatggtgcagcagagagagagtctgtcgtcaacatgccggttataatctctgtggttggagcagcagacattgacctgctgatctctaacagctctcatgtgtctgtcagccatgatgaaagAGGTGAAACGAGCAGAACAGACGTTGAGATTGAGCCCCAGTTTCAATCCCAGGGAAGAAATAACGCAAGTaagaagccatatgtttgtacattatgtaacaaGGGTTACACAACACACAAGAGCcggaaagtccacatgagaatccacactggtgagaagccctttcactgtaaaacatgtgggaaacaattcatacaaaaaacTCACTTGGAAgtgcacatgagaatccacactggtgagaagccctatgaatgtaaaacatgtgggaaacaattcaaaCGAAAATTTGATTTagatgtccacatgagaatccacactggtgggaagccctatgaatgtagaacatgtgggaaacaattcacacaaaaatttgatttaaatgtccacatgagaatccacactggtgagaagccctatgaatgtaaaacatgtgggaaacaattcatacaaaaaacttatttgaatgtccacatgagaatccacactggtgagaagccctttgactgtaaaacatgtgggaaacaattcataaaaaaatttgatttgaaaagacacatgagaagccacactggtgagaagccctttgactgtaaaacatgtgggaaacaattcatacaaaaatctaattggaaagtccacatgagaagccacactggtgagaagccctttgactgtaaaacgtgtgggaaacaattcagagaGAAAAGTACCTTCattaatcacatgagaatccacactggtgagaagccctttgactgtaaaacgtGTGGGAAACAATTCGGAGAGAAAAGTACCTTCattaatcacatgagaatccacactggtgagaagccgtatgactgtaaaacatgtgggaaacaattcagaaaGAAAAGTACCTATATTAATCAcgtgagaatccacactggtgagaagcagtatgactgtaaaacat tccacatgagaatccacactggtgagaagccgtatgactgtaaaacatgtgggaaacaattcatacaaaaatctgagTTGagtgtccacatgagaatccacactggtgagaagccctttgactgtaaaacatgtgggaagcaattcagagagaaaagtacctttattaatcacatgagaatccacactggtgagaagccctttgactgtaaaacatgtgggaagcaattcagagagaaaagtacctttattaatcacatgagaatccacactggtgggaagccctttgactgtaaaacatgtgggaaacaattcataaaaaaatctaatttgaatgtccacatgagaatccacactggtgagaagccatATGactaa